A stretch of the Danio rerio strain Tuebingen ecotype United States chromosome 18, GRCz12tu, whole genome shotgun sequence genome encodes the following:
- the si:ch211-14c7.2 gene encoding uncharacterized protein si:ch211-14c7.2: protein MLQQNNNNNCLDMTHRDLLNECRRTNVSFTSALEFGAIPLIKGLRAWAVSGGYSKARRKANIGPRAQGTCQQPHENRVGQRSWSAPVSSGYGHALESTSNATRAPGVRQGGLGALVTVATLKGTEAGGRQTQTRCLFLKAQGRGSYICAVGNRGAGTRLVSPRTHTVILEGPKEELRRSSRGPRASQDGTDEGGMFKAKPRAIRKWRKCSKATGSVEKRTAAHGSGEISNQCIELEHGDQKSAEISDTPDNTITQCQEATSANQKDLNDAVKAEEGRPVAPENSSAEACAKLDEQVEPGMSDYQFNNEFKTDSNRANGDAQEISPDDRHNINNSLDDVPNLGSSVALESTSHTKLSTTNTEPSVDHPPSEIAVQKDQESRPDERLLERENLHSVETTELTALSDDTPDTKATAVPEGRCTAVGVECSTTEKKRRPSVCSPQQLITEQLEVQQSDKSSSRGFTAPAANVTVTTIHSQPNPAPTTTAAIATAVPALGTGEEGAGGGDVLLVLNSELLTEPVRVDHGDTVAADEGSLDVGEEDEFGAFMQAGAEQLWTDESKQVQQLAPGEDDNCEQHTSSAEANEPASWASDWTVVQSCQQSESTWVAFSQETAEQKIVPGEQWWPSTENPKLSLSPLHNVSNVFLEAFPSEESPCEDPGYIPTLKQLLQGPAENSNTGERREQSLLDGLQDLDRMIGVKYKRAESLSCKLLLQSLHLEQSSSECVTVRLKSTARFSPNLPSSNQQLAANAKRRLSYDFNRNIMT from the exons ATGCTGCAgcagaacaacaacaataactgctTGGACATGACCCACAGGGATCTACTGAATGAGTGCCGAAGAACCAATGTTTCATTCACCAGTGCCCTTGAGTTTGGAGCCATTCCCCTGATTAAAGGCCTGAGAGCATGGGCTGTGAGTGGCGGCTACTCTAAAGCCAGGAGAAAGGCTAATATTGGACCACGGGCACAGGGCACATGCCAACAGCCCCATGAAAACAGGGTGGGGCAGAGAAGCTGGTCGGCTCCGGTCAGCAGTGGTTATGGGCACGCATTGGAAAGCACAAGTAATGCAACGAGAGCTCCAGGGGTACGGCAAGGCGGACTTGGTGCACTTGTGACTGTGGCCACTTTGAAAGGCACAGAAGCGGGAGGCAGACAGACTCAGACTCGCTGCCTTTTTCTCAAAGCCCAGGGACGAGGCAGCTATATCTGTGCTGTAGGAAACCGAGGGGCAGGGACGAGACTTGTCAGTCCAAGGACTCACACTGTCATCCTCGAAGGGCCGAAGGAGGAGCTTAGACGTTCCTCTAGGGGACCGAGAGCGAGCCAGGATGGGACGGATGAAGGCGGGATGTTCAAGGCCAAGCCGAGGGCTATAAGAAAATGGAGGAAGTGCAGTAAAGCaacaggctcagtggagaaaagAACAGCAGCTCACGGCAGTGGGGAGATTAGTAATCAGTGCATTGAGCTGGAACATGGTGATCAAAAAAGTGCAGAGATTTCAGACACACCAGATAACACCATCACACAATGTCAAGAAGCAACCAGTGCAAATCAGAAAGACCTCAATGATGCAGTTAAAGCTGAAGAGGGTCGACCTGTTGCACCTGAAAACTCTTCTGCAGAAGCATGTGCCAAACTAGATGAGCAGGTTGAACCTGGGATGAGTGATTATCAATTTAATAATGAATTCAAAACAGACTCAAATCGTGCCAATGGTGATGCGCAGGAGATTAGTCCCGATGATCGCCATAACATTAACAACTCACTTGATGACGTGCCAAACCTAGGATCATCTGTAGCACTTGAGAGTACTTCACATACAAAACTCTCCACAACAAACACTGAGCCCAGCGTAGATCATCCTCCCTCTGAAATCGCTGTTCAGAAGGATCAAGAATCCAGGCCAGATGAGCGCCTGCTAGAGCGTGAGAATCTACATTCGGTGGAGACGACCGAGCTCACAGCACTGAGCGATGACACTCCAGACACAAAGGCTACAGCCGTGCCCGAGGGCCGCTGCACAGCGGTGGGTGTTGAATGTAGCACTACAGAGAAGAAGAGGAGGCCGTCAGTGTGCTCGCCTCAGCAATTAATCACGGAGCAACTTGAAGTTCAGCAGTCTGACAAATCCTCTTCACGAGGTTTTACCGCACCAGCGGCTAATGTAACTGTAACCACCATTCACTCCCAGCCTAATCCTGCCCCAACCACCACTGCAGCCATAGCAACAGCCGTCCCAGCATTAGGCACAGGCGAGGAGGGGGCTGGAGGTGGAGACGTGCTGCTTGTGCTGAACTCAGAGTTGCTAACAGAGCCGGTGAGAGTTGACCACGGGGACACGGTGGCCGCTGACGAGGGATCTCTGGATGTGGGCGAGGAGGATGAGTTCGGGGCGTTCATGCAGGCGGGTGCGGAGCAACTGTGGACGGACGAGTCCAAGCAGGTCCAACAGTTGGCTCCAGGAGAAGATGACAACTGTG AACAACACACCAGTTCTGCTGAAGCAAATGAACCTGCATCCTGGGCATCTGATTGGACGGTGGTTCAGTCATGCCAGCAGTCAGAGAGCACATGGGTGGCCTTCAGCCAGGAGACTGCTGAGCAGAAGATAGTGCCTGGTGAACAGTGGTGGCCTTCTACCGAAAACCCAAAACTTTCCCTCTCTCCTCTTCATAATGTG tcaaaTGTGTTTCTAGAGGCCTTTCCCTCAGAAGAATCCCCCTGTGAAGATCCTGGATACATTCCCACACTAAAGCAACTTCTGCAAGGACCAGCTGAAAACAGCAATACAGGAGAGCGCAG GGAACAGAGCTTACTTGATGGCCTGCAGGATCTGGACCGGATGATTGGTGTGAAATATAAGAGGGCGGAGTCTCTGTCTTGTAAGCTTCTCCTTCAGTCACTGCATTTGGAACAATCCAGTTCT GAATGCGTGACGGTTCGACTGAAGTCCACCGCCAGGTTTTCTCCCAATCTCCCATCATCCAACCAACAGTTAGCTGCAAATGCTAAGAGAAGACTGTCATATGACTTTAACAGAAACATCATGACCTAG